A single genomic interval of Zunongwangia sp. HGR-M22 harbors:
- a CDS encoding metallophosphatase encodes MVKKYILQHSYFNLNKFSLLFLLILGTGINHSYAQNSERKVSQTFYLTGNTGVDESDYTAQVLSAINKMSQQDEKATFVALGNITPKTGFPPNKKDRAKVKELLRKNLMEPMENFNGRIIYTPGKNEWNKNGHENIDDMESFLQDNSKAEFWPNDGCVREIEDLDTENIELLMVDSQWFLEDWDEHLYINNKCELKTRDEFFTKFKDDLKDEQNKTVIVAIHHPILSNTRLSFFEKTGGFKKEDYYSQQRKQLRGTIETLASMFPDVIFVSGSDQNLQFLSDDGIPQIISGTGGQKTKKAKADEDDGQFASSDHGFARLTVYDDRSSEVEFYSVEGGATKKLFSKVIKRQQTTLDEVSYHDLSDYPSTIESSIYTEDETKKSGFYKFFWGEHYRDVYSKDINAKVLRLDTLPGNPVAISEGGGHQSRSIRIKDDNDHEFTLRELRKSAVRFIQSAIKNHYVEDYMQNTVAEDLVQDFYTTAHPYAPFALNSMFDTLNIYNAEPEIYYLPKQKNLNIFNKEYGDKLYMLEVHAGDENKDNKKFGSPDDIVSTTDLLLDMKDSKEYQIDQDQFLKARLVDMLIGDWDRHFDQWRFSEFEQEDGTKLYEPIRRDRDQAFPRYDGPLIKLFSLAIVDFRKMQDYEKGVKNVKWLNFDGYPLDQAFIKTLSWEDWEKQVRYIQNQLTDQVIEDSFKILPKEVQDESIDKIIAATKERRDNLMSPARRYFEFLNRFQVVTGTEEKDNFLITRKPDGKTTISIESEDEVVFEHTYDKKITKEIWLYGLDSKDDFKIVGDGDHYIKLKIIGGENNDTYNFENTRNAKLYDYKNKKNTVKGNSNKWLVDDYDINNYSPEKRKYSTNVILPSVGWDPDAGFKVGVRDTYTTYGLANNPFESQHQFEGAFYAATSGFEFNYTGEFAHIFHNWNFGIEAGITSPNYAINYFGTGNETSYDDDAVDRDYNRIGIAQWNFAPSLIYRNGSGLNFKIKPLIESHEVDYKENEATGEFFDVDDDVFENQIYAGGEVSFQYKNKGNELSFIRRGLQFDVATGYKTNIDEFNNEFIYLKPSLSIDYPLHSSGLAVLATKIGSNMIFGDNYEFYHAATLGGNHSLRGFRNERFNGKTSLYQSTDLRVGITKFRTNFVPIRMGFTLGFDYGRVWEDDDNSEKWHNDFGGSIFINGFNALSGNLGLYHSEDGNRVMFTLGFNF; translated from the coding sequence ATGGTAAAAAAATATATACTACAGCATTCCTATTTCAATTTGAACAAATTTTCACTTCTTTTTCTACTAATACTTGGCACGGGAATTAATCATTCTTATGCTCAAAATTCAGAAAGAAAAGTTTCCCAAACATTTTATTTAACAGGAAATACAGGTGTCGACGAAAGCGACTACACCGCACAGGTACTTTCAGCAATTAATAAAATGTCTCAACAAGATGAAAAAGCAACTTTTGTCGCTTTAGGAAATATTACTCCTAAAACCGGTTTTCCACCTAATAAAAAAGACAGAGCTAAAGTAAAAGAGCTTTTACGGAAAAACCTGATGGAACCAATGGAAAATTTTAACGGGCGAATAATTTATACCCCCGGTAAAAATGAATGGAATAAAAATGGTCATGAAAATATTGACGACATGGAGTCGTTTTTACAGGATAACAGTAAAGCTGAATTTTGGCCAAATGACGGTTGTGTTCGCGAAATTGAAGATCTGGACACCGAGAATATTGAACTTTTAATGGTAGATTCTCAATGGTTCTTAGAAGATTGGGATGAACACCTGTACATTAACAATAAATGTGAGTTAAAAACTCGAGACGAATTCTTTACCAAGTTTAAAGACGATCTTAAAGACGAACAGAACAAAACTGTAATTGTTGCTATTCACCATCCTATTTTAAGTAATACAAGACTCAGCTTTTTTGAAAAAACTGGAGGTTTTAAAAAAGAAGATTATTACAGCCAACAGCGCAAACAATTAAGAGGCACGATAGAAACACTGGCAAGTATGTTCCCAGATGTGATTTTTGTTTCAGGGAGTGATCAAAACCTTCAATTTTTATCTGATGATGGCATCCCACAAATCATAAGCGGAACCGGAGGACAGAAAACAAAAAAGGCTAAAGCCGATGAGGATGACGGGCAATTTGCATCTAGTGATCATGGTTTTGCCAGACTTACCGTTTATGACGATAGAAGTTCTGAAGTTGAATTTTATTCAGTTGAAGGTGGAGCTACTAAAAAATTATTCAGCAAAGTCATTAAGCGCCAACAAACTACTTTAGACGAGGTATCTTATCATGATTTAAGCGACTACCCTTCTACCATAGAGTCTTCTATTTACACCGAGGATGAAACTAAAAAAAGTGGTTTTTATAAATTCTTTTGGGGAGAACACTACCGTGATGTATATAGCAAAGATATTAATGCTAAAGTTTTAAGATTAGATACATTGCCCGGTAATCCTGTAGCGATTTCTGAAGGTGGTGGCCACCAATCTAGATCCATTAGAATTAAAGATGATAACGATCACGAATTTACGTTAAGAGAACTACGTAAAAGCGCTGTAAGATTTATCCAATCTGCGATTAAAAATCATTACGTAGAGGATTATATGCAAAATACTGTGGCCGAAGATTTGGTACAGGATTTTTATACTACCGCACATCCTTACGCACCATTCGCATTAAACTCGATGTTTGATACGTTAAACATTTATAATGCTGAACCAGAAATTTATTATCTGCCCAAACAAAAGAACCTAAATATTTTTAATAAAGAATATGGTGATAAGCTTTACATGCTAGAAGTTCATGCGGGTGATGAAAACAAGGACAACAAAAAATTTGGAAGCCCAGATGATATTGTGTCTACTACAGATTTGTTACTCGACATGAAAGATTCTAAAGAATACCAAATCGACCAAGATCAATTCCTAAAAGCACGTTTAGTAGATATGCTAATTGGTGACTGGGATCGTCATTTTGATCAATGGCGTTTTTCAGAATTCGAGCAGGAAGATGGTACTAAACTTTATGAGCCTATTCGCCGTGATCGCGACCAGGCATTTCCACGCTACGATGGCCCTCTAATTAAATTATTCAGTTTGGCTATTGTAGATTTCAGAAAAATGCAGGATTACGAAAAAGGGGTGAAAAATGTAAAATGGCTTAATTTTGATGGTTATCCTTTAGACCAGGCATTTATAAAAACACTTAGCTGGGAAGATTGGGAAAAACAGGTTAGATATATACAAAATCAACTTACCGACCAGGTAATCGAAGATTCTTTTAAAATCCTTCCTAAAGAAGTACAAGATGAATCTATAGACAAGATCATCGCGGCTACAAAAGAGCGAAGAGACAATCTTATGAGTCCGGCTAGACGATATTTTGAATTTCTTAATCGCTTCCAGGTAGTTACAGGAACCGAGGAGAAAGACAACTTTCTAATTACAAGAAAACCAGATGGTAAAACAACAATTTCTATTGAAAGTGAAGATGAAGTTGTTTTTGAGCATACTTACGATAAAAAAATCACAAAAGAGATTTGGTTGTATGGTTTAGATAGCAAAGATGATTTTAAGATCGTAGGTGATGGAGACCATTATATCAAATTAAAAATTATAGGTGGTGAAAATAATGACACTTACAATTTTGAAAATACCCGTAATGCTAAGCTTTACGATTACAAGAATAAAAAGAATACCGTAAAAGGCAACAGCAATAAATGGTTGGTAGACGATTATGATATCAATAATTACAGTCCTGAAAAGAGAAAATACAGCACAAATGTTATATTACCAAGCGTAGGATGGGATCCAGATGCAGGTTTTAAAGTTGGAGTTAGAGACACCTACACCACTTATGGCCTTGCCAATAATCCATTCGAATCTCAACATCAGTTTGAAGGGGCTTTTTATGCTGCAACTTCTGGATTCGAATTTAATTACACGGGGGAGTTTGCGCATATCTTCCATAACTGGAATTTTGGTATCGAAGCCGGAATTACCAGTCCAAATTACGCGATAAACTATTTTGGAACTGGCAATGAAACAAGTTATGACGACGATGCTGTTGACAGAGATTATAACCGAATAGGAATCGCACAATGGAATTTCGCCCCGTCTTTAATTTATAGAAATGGATCTGGGCTTAACTTTAAGATCAAGCCATTGATAGAGTCTCATGAAGTAGATTACAAAGAAAACGAGGCAACCGGTGAATTTTTCGATGTTGATGATGATGTTTTTGAAAACCAGATTTATGCTGGTGGAGAAGTTTCTTTTCAATATAAAAATAAAGGAAACGAGCTTTCTTTTATAAGAAGAGGTCTTCAGTTTGACGTTGCCACCGGTTACAAAACAAATATCGACGAGTTCAATAATGAATTTATTTACTTAAAGCCATCTTTATCTATAGATTATCCTTTACATTCTAGTGGATTGGCTGTACTAGCTACCAAAATTGGAAGTAATATGATTTTTGGTGACAATTACGAATTTTATCACGCTGCAACTTTAGGAGGTAATCATAGCTTAAGAGGTTTTAGAAACGAAAGATTTAACGGAAAAACTTCTTTATATCAAAGCACCGATTTAAGAGTGGGAATAACTAAATTTAGAACTAATTTTGTTCCGATAAGAATGGGATTCACTCTAGGCTTTGATTATGGTCGCGTTTGGGAAGATGACGATAATTCTGAAAAATGGCATAACGATTTTGGAGGTTCTATATTTATTAATGGATTTAATGCTTTATCTGGTAATTTAGGACTTTATCACAGTGAAGATGGAAATAGAGTGATGTTTACACTAGGATTCAATTTCTAA
- a CDS encoding haloacid dehalogenase type II: MLVIDFFYIITVMKLKAIIFDVNETLLNMQKLREEINRVLDNSLGFQVWFDKLLHYSLVGNETDTHNDFSEIAKAVFKMTADFFGKNCTEYQINSTLSLVSKLPAYKDVSIGLQKLKDQNLKLIALTNGNRETLEAQLSFAEIDNYFDAVYSVDVVGKFKPHTITYQKVLNDHHLLPQETLMVTAHGWDIAGAAKAGLKTAFIERDGKNEYPLAKPADLSFKNIDELAEVIKNNA, translated from the coding sequence ATGCTGGTTATCGACTTTTTCTATATCATTACAGTTATGAAATTAAAAGCGATAATCTTTGATGTAAATGAGACATTATTGAATATGCAGAAACTTAGGGAGGAGATAAATCGTGTGTTGGATAATTCTCTCGGCTTTCAGGTTTGGTTTGATAAACTTTTGCATTATTCCCTTGTAGGAAACGAAACCGATACTCACAATGATTTTTCTGAAATTGCAAAAGCTGTTTTTAAAATGACGGCAGATTTCTTCGGAAAAAATTGTACTGAATATCAAATAAATTCAACATTAAGTTTGGTGAGTAAATTACCTGCTTATAAAGATGTTTCAATTGGACTTCAGAAATTGAAGGATCAGAATCTAAAATTAATTGCGCTTACCAATGGTAACAGAGAAACTCTGGAGGCACAATTAAGTTTCGCTGAAATTGATAACTATTTTGATGCAGTTTATTCGGTAGATGTTGTAGGAAAGTTTAAACCCCATACGATTACTTATCAAAAAGTACTGAATGATCATCATCTTTTACCACAAGAGACTTTGATGGTCACAGCACATGGATGGGATATTGCAGGAGCTGCAAAAGCAGGTTTAAAAACGGCTTTTATTGAAAGAGATGGTAAGAACGAATATCCCTTGGCAAAGCCTGCTGATTTAAGCTTTAAGAATATAGATGAGCTTGCAGAGGTGATAAAAAACAACGCCTGA
- a CDS encoding nucleoside deaminase, which yields MLTPYDDNYFMKKAFEEAEIAFEKGEIPVGVVVVIKNKIIARGHNLTETLNDVTAHAEMQSITAAASFLGGKYLRNCTMYVTLEPCQMCAGALYWSQLSKLVFGAKDTHRGYQKYGVQLHPKTKVIQGIMEEECGQLLKKFFVEKRNLN from the coding sequence GTGCTCACACCATACGATGATAATTATTTTATGAAAAAAGCCTTTGAAGAGGCTGAAATTGCTTTTGAAAAAGGTGAAATTCCTGTAGGGGTTGTTGTCGTTATTAAAAATAAGATAATAGCCAGAGGCCATAATCTTACTGAAACTTTAAATGATGTTACCGCCCATGCCGAAATGCAATCTATTACAGCAGCCGCTAGCTTTTTAGGTGGTAAATATCTAAGAAATTGCACCATGTATGTTACTCTAGAACCCTGCCAAATGTGCGCAGGTGCTTTATATTGGAGCCAGCTTTCTAAACTGGTTTTTGGCGCAAAAGACACCCATCGGGGTTATCAAAAATACGGAGTTCAATTACACCCAAAAACTAAGGTTATACAGGGAATAATGGAAGAAGAATGCGGACAATTATTGAAAAAATTCTTTGTTGAAAAACGCAATCTTAACTAG
- a CDS encoding thioredoxin family protein: MNVNKPVFSYIEFYEWTVQLVNNKQTSGEKQTENLVKFTELNASRMKRLNKTKLIPELENVVTGLKKKQVWYVITEAWCGDSAQNLPIIGEIASAGNKIDLRVILRDKNPEFMDKYLTNGSKSIPKLVAFSEEGVELFTWGPRPEPAQQLVLDWKENPNGRDFEDFERELHTWYAKDKTHTLQNEFLEILSSLKY; this comes from the coding sequence ATGAATGTAAATAAACCGGTATTTAGTTATATCGAATTTTACGAATGGACCGTTCAACTGGTAAATAACAAGCAAACTTCAGGTGAAAAGCAAACCGAAAACTTGGTGAAATTTACCGAGCTTAATGCAAGCCGAATGAAACGGCTTAATAAAACGAAATTAATTCCTGAATTAGAGAATGTCGTTACCGGGCTTAAGAAAAAGCAAGTTTGGTATGTTATTACTGAAGCCTGGTGTGGCGATAGCGCGCAAAATTTACCGATAATTGGCGAAATAGCTTCCGCAGGAAATAAAATAGATCTTAGAGTAATTCTTAGGGATAAGAACCCAGAGTTTATGGATAAATATCTTACTAATGGAAGTAAGTCTATTCCTAAGCTTGTTGCTTTTTCTGAAGAGGGTGTAGAATTGTTTACTTGGGGACCAAGACCTGAACCCGCCCAGCAATTAGTACTGGATTGGAAAGAAAATCCTAATGGAAGAGATTTTGAAGACTTCGAAAGAGAGCTTCATACCTGGTATGCAAAAGATAAAACACATACACTACAAAACGAATTCTTGGAGATACTGAGTTCTCTAAAATATTAA
- a CDS encoding TonB-dependent receptor plug domain-containing protein: MRIASFICFGVIVGNLYAQRDSVSVNKLDEVLLFGNEQSINSINKELFSVKTISAQQINQVGANNLADILNQQLNINITPNAADGRSTISMFGLSGDYVKILIDNVPLVSDNGYGNNIDLTQINLEDIARIEIVEGAMGVLYGDNAVAGVINIITKKSSPSKWNIRASVQEETVGEEYNFDDEGRHIQNLNISHNISDHWYTSANFSRNDFKGFKNNYFGKDYFGLSGNGVNNDGRRGYEWNPKLQHTLNTMLKYGKNDFNFFYKFNYYNETLDIYNHAINSRLQNGEYDITANDEQFISNRFRHEAQVFGKLNQVDYNLSLSYQTQTRDREKYTYDLRRQQTRRIDVSMTNQESDLWFSKGTFENLLSRSPNFNLTAGYEITYQQGYDAVASGAYSDNIAEKDLGNYDVFSQLSFAKNNWSFYPGVRLNNNSNYGSKLIWSNSANYKPAKDIKLQAVVGSAYKTPTYTNLYYELIDANHDVQGNPDLNPEDGISYLFSAEKKSLLNKDSHIQNNLKIFHFDIDDKIDRVNIGDNKFTYLNIAEYKVLGFSTENNFSYKNFQTNIGLSYTGISQSLETETSNPDDYLFSLNATAALRYYWPKAETRFSLLLKYNGELQQYFRDNETNEFVKGTQEDYSLMDASINKYFFEKRFEVTLGARNIFNVVRVNNSAITATPGHEAPETSLLFGYGRSYFLKLLYNLNI, translated from the coding sequence ATGAGAATTGCAAGTTTTATTTGTTTTGGCGTGATCGTTGGAAACCTTTATGCACAAAGGGATTCGGTTAGTGTAAACAAGTTGGACGAAGTTCTTTTATTTGGAAACGAGCAAAGCATAAATAGTATAAATAAGGAATTATTTTCTGTCAAGACGATAAGTGCCCAACAGATCAATCAGGTTGGGGCTAACAATCTAGCCGATATTTTAAATCAGCAGTTAAATATTAACATTACGCCCAATGCTGCAGATGGTCGCTCTACCATAAGTATGTTTGGATTGTCTGGCGATTATGTAAAGATATTAATCGATAATGTACCGTTGGTTAGTGATAACGGTTATGGCAATAATATTGACCTTACCCAGATTAATCTTGAAGATATTGCCAGAATAGAAATTGTCGAAGGTGCTATGGGCGTCCTTTACGGTGATAATGCTGTAGCTGGAGTGATTAATATTATTACCAAAAAATCGAGTCCTTCTAAATGGAATATCAGGGCAAGTGTGCAGGAAGAAACGGTTGGTGAAGAATATAATTTTGATGATGAAGGCCGCCATATCCAAAATCTGAATATATCGCATAATATTTCAGATCACTGGTATACTTCAGCTAATTTTTCGAGGAACGATTTTAAAGGTTTTAAGAATAATTACTTCGGAAAAGATTATTTCGGCTTATCGGGAAACGGTGTGAATAATGATGGTCGCCGTGGTTACGAATGGAATCCAAAACTACAGCATACCTTAAATACAATGCTGAAATATGGTAAAAACGACTTTAATTTTTTCTACAAATTCAATTATTATAATGAAACGTTAGATATCTATAACCACGCAATCAATTCAAGACTACAGAATGGGGAATATGATATCACAGCTAACGACGAGCAGTTTATAAGTAACCGCTTTCGGCACGAAGCACAGGTATTCGGAAAATTAAATCAGGTAGATTATAATCTTTCGCTTTCGTATCAAACTCAAACGCGTGATCGGGAAAAATATACTTATGATCTTAGACGACAACAAACCAGAAGGATAGATGTAAGTATGACTAATCAGGAAAGTGATCTTTGGTTTTCTAAAGGGACTTTCGAAAATTTATTGTCTAGATCGCCCAATTTCAACCTTACGGCCGGTTACGAAATTACCTATCAGCAAGGGTACGATGCGGTGGCCAGCGGTGCATATTCAGATAATATTGCTGAAAAGGATTTAGGGAATTACGATGTGTTTTCTCAGCTTTCTTTTGCTAAAAATAACTGGTCTTTTTATCCAGGTGTTCGATTAAACAATAATTCTAATTACGGTAGTAAACTTATCTGGTCTAACAGCGCTAATTACAAGCCAGCGAAAGATATAAAACTTCAGGCGGTGGTAGGATCGGCTTATAAAACTCCAACGTATACAAATTTATACTACGAATTAATAGATGCCAATCATGATGTTCAGGGTAATCCAGATTTAAATCCAGAAGATGGAATCTCTTACTTATTTTCTGCGGAAAAAAAATCGCTATTAAATAAAGATTCCCACATTCAGAATAATTTGAAAATTTTTCATTTTGATATAGATGATAAAATAGATCGGGTGAATATTGGAGATAATAAATTTACATATTTGAATATTGCTGAATATAAAGTTTTGGGATTTTCTACTGAAAATAACTTCAGCTATAAAAACTTTCAAACTAATATTGGTCTTAGTTACACCGGGATTTCACAAAGCCTGGAAACCGAAACATCTAACCCAGATGATTATTTATTCAGCTTAAATGCCACTGCAGCTTTGCGTTATTATTGGCCAAAAGCTGAAACACGTTTTTCACTGCTGTTAAAATACAATGGCGAGTTGCAGCAATATTTTAGAGATAACGAAACCAACGAGTTTGTAAAAGGAACGCAGGAAGATTACTCGTTAATGGATGCCAGTATCAATAAATATTTCTTTGAGAAACGTTTTGAAGTTACGCTGGGTGCCAGAAACATTTTTAATGTAGTTCGGGTAAACAATTCGGCAATTACCGCTACGCCTGGCCACGAGGCACCAGAGACTTCGTTACTGTTTGGGTATGGCCGCTCGTATTTTCTAAAACTTTTATATAACCTTAATATTTAA
- a CDS encoding HmuY family protein has product MKRNILLPLFCLSFVLFSCSSDDDNGGGIIEIPAVESAVLDIESGGSNEPNQVYIDLSTEETNVVRRDSWELGFVSTENRVILNASILVSAAKLEGIYDIDAVNDDTELSAPMTLKFLNQGFQPTEVTVSTLSELKEGIPVGYHMYGNLENNITFTDDSTGDLDKTAIGDIANTEAEAEVIIVSLGKEIPPASEDGSLNHTGEDRGFYKIKVFMNNNDYVLQYAPLSSDTHKEVVITKDEAYNFSAFSLENDTEVEVEPGVGNWDLNYTSVYSYYGSSRGLVAGVTYSDYVVHNTLNGVGVYMVLTEGPAEEEGGAPVPTDEPSYDEFTLDDVQENEFVYDDRALIASEWRSNSEGALSDRYYIVKDADGNFYKLQFTALFNTDGERGYPQIRYDLL; this is encoded by the coding sequence ATGAAAAGAAACATTTTACTACCATTATTTTGTCTAAGTTTTGTACTGTTTAGTTGTAGCAGCGATGACGATAACGGAGGAGGAATTATCGAAATACCCGCGGTAGAAAGCGCGGTTTTAGATATAGAATCTGGCGGATCTAACGAACCCAACCAGGTATATATCGATTTAAGCACCGAAGAAACCAACGTAGTTCGTCGCGATAGCTGGGAACTTGGTTTTGTAAGTACTGAAAACCGGGTGATCCTAAACGCCTCGATTTTAGTTTCAGCCGCAAAACTAGAAGGCATTTATGATATCGATGCAGTTAATGACGATACCGAATTATCCGCGCCTATGACTTTAAAATTTCTAAATCAAGGATTCCAACCAACAGAAGTTACAGTAAGTACGTTAAGCGAATTAAAAGAAGGAATTCCTGTAGGATATCATATGTATGGCAATCTAGAAAATAACATTACGTTTACTGATGATAGCACCGGAGATCTAGATAAAACTGCCATAGGAGATATAGCTAATACTGAAGCAGAAGCTGAGGTAATCATTGTTTCCCTTGGAAAAGAAATTCCACCAGCCTCTGAAGATGGCTCTTTAAATCATACCGGTGAAGATCGTGGTTTTTATAAAATCAAGGTTTTCATGAATAACAACGATTATGTATTGCAATATGCTCCCCTAAGTTCAGATACACACAAAGAAGTGGTAATTACTAAAGACGAAGCTTATAATTTTAGTGCTTTTAGCTTGGAAAACGACACTGAAGTTGAGGTTGAGCCTGGAGTAGGTAATTGGGATCTTAATTATACCAGTGTATATTCTTACTACGGAAGTTCAAGAGGATTGGTAGCTGGTGTCACATATTCAGATTATGTGGTACATAATACGTTGAATGGCGTAGGGGTTTATATGGTGCTTACAGAAGGGCCTGCTGAAGAAGAAGGTGGCGCTCCTGTTCCAACAGATGAACCATCTTACGATGAGTTTACTTTAGACGATGTACAGGAAAATGAGTTTGTTTACGACGATCGTGCATTAATCGCAAGTGAATGGCGTTCTAATAGTGAAGGAGCGCTTTCAGATAGGTATTATATTGTAAAAGATGCAGATGGTAATTTCTATAAATTGCAATTTACCGCGTTATTTAATACTGATGGAGAACGTGGTTATCCACAGATTAGGTACGATCTTCTTTAA
- a CDS encoding ChaN family lipoprotein: MKRIFTTLFVLAATFAVNAQQLKAYAIYDTEGNSVSFQKMSDSLSNYDVVLFGEFHDHPVVHWLQKKLTEKLYAKNSNLVLGAEMFEADNQLILDEYLQDKIPQNRFEEEMRLWNNYKTDYKPLIEFAKTNNLQFVATNVPRRYASVVSKYGMDTLKTYAKEAQSYFAKLPIKVDTITPGYAEMLKMMNGHGMQGDAMKFVEAQAIKDATMAEKILNNLPKDGLFIHYNGDYHSKSYGGIYWYLKEMKPDLKIAVISAEQSDDEALEFVPEKVSTGNFILFIPEDFTRTY, translated from the coding sequence GTGAAAAGAATTTTTACAACCTTATTCGTTTTAGCCGCGACTTTTGCGGTAAATGCACAACAATTAAAAGCGTATGCGATTTATGATACTGAAGGAAATTCGGTTTCGTTTCAAAAAATGAGCGATAGTTTATCCAATTACGATGTGGTACTTTTTGGAGAATTCCATGATCATCCTGTAGTGCATTGGCTTCAGAAAAAACTGACTGAAAAATTATATGCTAAAAACTCGAATCTGGTCTTGGGAGCTGAGATGTTTGAAGCCGATAATCAATTAATTCTGGATGAATACCTTCAGGATAAAATTCCGCAGAACCGTTTTGAAGAAGAAATGCGTTTATGGAATAATTATAAAACAGATTATAAACCTTTAATTGAATTTGCCAAAACCAATAATCTGCAATTTGTGGCTACAAATGTGCCAAGACGTTATGCATCGGTAGTTTCAAAATATGGAATGGATACCTTAAAAACCTATGCTAAAGAAGCACAATCTTACTTTGCAAAGCTTCCTATAAAAGTGGATACCATCACACCGGGTTATGCTGAAATGCTAAAAATGATGAATGGTCACGGTATGCAGGGCGATGCCATGAAATTTGTAGAAGCCCAGGCGATTAAAGATGCAACTATGGCAGAAAAGATCCTGAACAATCTTCCTAAAGACGGGCTTTTTATTCATTATAATGGCGATTATCACAGCAAGAGTTATGGCGGAATTTACTGGTATTTAAAAGAAATGAAACCCGATTTAAAGATCGCAGTAATTAGTGCAGAACAAAGTGACGATGAAGCTTTAGAATTTGTACCAGAAAAAGTGAGTACCGGTAATTTTATACTTTTTATTCCTGAGGATTTTACAAGAACTTACTAA